From one Prochlorococcus marinus XMU1404 genomic stretch:
- a CDS encoding biotin transporter BioY: protein MLNFYKLIEILVSLQALVITTMLPVYIPIQFIDKTSNGFEIPITWQVPTIILLTLIFHKKVIYRAFTIYIILGLFIFPIFHQGGSIGYLLTPNFGYLLGLYPLINIIDNLNTINKINVGNFLKVGFIAIGAMHLTGIFYNFIQIIFYSQFNLFLYNLGKYSLGKIGYHFLMLFPLLLLIKPIERLKRSK, encoded by the coding sequence ATGCTCAATTTTTATAAATTAATTGAGATACTGGTGAGTCTTCAAGCACTAGTAATAACTACAATGCTACCTGTTTATATTCCAATACAATTTATCGATAAAACTAGTAATGGCTTTGAAATACCTATCACATGGCAAGTTCCAACTATAATCCTTCTAACGCTTATTTTTCATAAAAAAGTTATTTACAGAGCATTTACTATATATATAATTTTGGGATTATTTATATTTCCTATCTTTCATCAAGGAGGTTCAATAGGTTATTTGCTCACTCCAAACTTTGGTTATTTATTAGGTTTATATCCATTAATCAATATTATTGATAATTTAAATACTATAAATAAAATAAACGTAGGAAACTTCTTAAAAGTTGGATTTATAGCAATAGGTGCTATGCATTTAACTGGAATATTTTACAACTTCATACAAATTATATTCTACAGTCAATTTAATTTATTTTTATATAATTTAGGGAAATACTCATTAGGTAAGATTGGATATCATTTCTTAATGCTTTTTCCACTTTTATTACTTATTAAACCTATAGAACGTTTAAAACGTAGCAAATAA
- the pyk gene encoding pyruvate kinase, which translates to MSNIDLKRRTKIVATIGPATQSEETITDLIKAGVTTFRLNFSHGDHKDHAARIKTIREVSKKLDIDIGILQDLQGPKIRLGRFKDGPVKVKKGDKFTLTSNEVECTNTIANVTYDKLSNEVSEGKRILLDDGKIEMIVEKVDIKSNLLECLVTVGGVLSNNKGVNFPDVQLSVKALTEKDKEDLQFGLSEGVDWIALSFVRNPSDINEIKNLISKNGHSTPVVAKIEKFEAIDQIDTVLPLCDGVMVARGDLGVEMPAEEVPLLQKELIRKANSLGIPIITATQMLDSMASNPRPTRAEVSDVANAILDGTDAVMLSNETAVGDYPVEAVETMATIARRIERDYPLKAIESHLPSTIPNAISAAVSNIARQLDAGAIIPLTKSGSTARNVSKFRPPTPILATTTERSVARRLQLVWGVTPIVVKNDERTAKTFSLAMQIAQEMGILNQGDLVVQTAGTLTGISGSTDLIKVGLVRKIVSRGISIGEIGVTGKARIIKNNLDISLICPGEIIFVQEDLMENIPLSKNIAGIVTNQNVDDVYALYNKNNKRISTICNLENIDNHQISNGDLITLQLNEGVIYMGQIEDVDAIDKYKYV; encoded by the coding sequence ATGTCGAATATTGATTTAAAAAGAAGAACAAAAATAGTAGCAACTATTGGCCCTGCAACTCAATCTGAAGAGACAATTACAGATTTAATTAAAGCTGGAGTTACAACATTCAGATTAAATTTCTCGCATGGAGATCATAAAGATCATGCTGCAAGAATAAAAACTATAAGAGAAGTATCAAAAAAATTAGATATAGATATTGGAATATTACAAGATCTTCAAGGACCTAAAATAAGATTAGGGCGCTTTAAAGATGGTCCAGTAAAAGTTAAAAAAGGTGATAAATTTACACTGACATCTAATGAAGTTGAATGCACAAATACTATTGCCAACGTAACCTACGACAAACTTTCTAATGAAGTCAGCGAAGGAAAAAGAATACTTTTAGATGATGGCAAAATAGAGATGATTGTAGAAAAAGTAGATATAAAATCCAATCTTTTAGAGTGCTTGGTGACTGTAGGGGGAGTTCTTTCAAATAATAAAGGTGTAAATTTCCCAGATGTTCAATTATCAGTAAAAGCACTAACAGAAAAAGATAAAGAGGATTTACAATTCGGTTTATCTGAAGGAGTAGATTGGATAGCCCTAAGTTTCGTTAGAAATCCATCCGATATAAACGAGATAAAAAATTTAATAAGCAAAAATGGACATTCAACTCCAGTAGTGGCAAAAATTGAAAAATTTGAAGCAATTGATCAAATTGATACTGTATTACCATTATGTGATGGTGTTATGGTTGCAAGAGGTGATTTGGGAGTAGAAATGCCTGCTGAAGAAGTTCCTCTTTTGCAAAAGGAATTAATTAGAAAAGCTAATTCATTAGGTATCCCAATAATTACAGCTACGCAAATGCTTGATTCAATGGCTTCGAATCCAAGACCAACTAGGGCTGAAGTTAGTGATGTTGCCAATGCAATTCTTGATGGAACAGATGCTGTAATGCTTTCAAACGAAACGGCAGTTGGTGATTATCCTGTAGAGGCAGTAGAAACGATGGCAACAATAGCGAGAAGAATTGAAAGGGATTATCCACTTAAAGCTATTGAGAGCCACTTACCTAGTACGATCCCAAATGCTATTAGTGCAGCAGTAAGTAATATTGCAAGACAACTAGACGCAGGAGCTATAATTCCTTTAACTAAATCAGGCTCTACTGCTCGAAATGTAAGTAAATTCAGACCACCAACACCTATCTTGGCAACTACTACAGAGAGGAGTGTAGCAAGAAGATTGCAACTTGTTTGGGGAGTCACTCCCATAGTAGTTAAAAATGATGAAAGAACAGCAAAAACTTTTAGTTTAGCTATGCAAATTGCACAGGAGATGGGAATCCTAAATCAAGGAGATTTAGTAGTTCAAACTGCAGGTACATTGACTGGTATTAGCGGATCTACAGATTTAATTAAAGTTGGTTTAGTAAGGAAGATTGTTTCAAGAGGAATTTCAATAGGGGAAATCGGTGTTACAGGTAAAGCAAGAATAATTAAAAATAACCTTGATATTTCCTTAATTTGTCCTGGAGAAATAATATTTGTTCAAGAAGATTTGATGGAGAATATCCCACTGAGTAAAAATATTGCAGGTATTGTTACGAACCAAAATGTTGATGACGTTTACGCTTTGTATAACAAAAATAATAAAAGGATATCTACAATTTGTAATTTAGAAAATATAGATAATCATCAAATTAGTAATGGCGACCTTATTACATTGCAGCTTAATGAAGGTGTTATATACATGGGGCAAATTGAAGACGTTGATGCAATAGATAAATATAAATATGTCTAG
- a CDS encoding GTP-binding protein: MNYWKLRYIKYIVLLLFLYILFSIFIRIVNIYTILFLIVIIYIFYNIDKKLFKKIVYKVIYKNKKNTLSFKNTYGAAKISLESIDEINKKINDKVKVELLNYQKNKLESQLKTGDYKVTLFGAGSSGKTSIARSLLKNIVGQTSAKIGTTMQINSYKIRIPILKRNINIVDTPGLFEPSKLGEEREKATIIQASNSDLVLFVIDQDINKYENYLIKELLKLRKKIIIVLNKCDLRSRDENDLIKENLISITSARKNQISVVQTIAVPQQSPYRKSDALNIVPEVGSLFREIIETLDNDGEELLADNILLRSNKLGIKSKNFVQEQRYLMSNKVINKYMWITGGVILVNPLPAVDFLTTTSVNLQMIMELSKIYEIKLTKKDAKDLATSLLSALAKQGILKGGLAILSSALATSLTKIILSKSIQSVTAGWLIRIVGLSLIEYFKNGQDWGDGGIQEVVDKIYRISKREDILNNFIKEAISKIEMKKYFKSNKSLPPFTM; encoded by the coding sequence ATGAATTACTGGAAATTAAGGTATATAAAGTATATTGTATTACTATTATTTCTATATATTTTATTTTCGATATTTATAAGAATAGTAAATATTTATACTATTTTATTTTTAATAGTAATTATTTATATCTTTTATAATATTGATAAAAAGTTATTTAAAAAAATAGTTTATAAAGTTATATATAAAAATAAAAAAAATACACTTTCATTCAAAAATACATATGGTGCTGCCAAAATAAGTTTGGAAAGTATCGATGAAATTAATAAAAAAATTAACGACAAAGTAAAAGTTGAATTGTTAAATTACCAAAAAAATAAACTAGAGTCACAATTAAAAACAGGAGATTATAAAGTTACTCTATTTGGAGCAGGTTCCTCAGGAAAAACATCTATAGCAAGATCTTTATTGAAAAATATTGTCGGACAAACTTCAGCGAAAATAGGTACAACAATGCAAATTAATAGCTATAAAATTCGTATCCCAATCTTAAAAAGAAACATTAATATAGTGGACACTCCGGGTTTATTCGAACCATCTAAATTAGGAGAAGAAAGAGAAAAAGCAACAATTATACAAGCATCAAATTCTGACTTAGTTCTTTTTGTAATAGATCAGGACATTAATAAATACGAAAACTATTTAATTAAAGAATTATTAAAATTAAGGAAAAAAATAATAATAGTTCTAAATAAATGTGATTTGAGGTCTAGAGATGAAAATGACCTCATCAAAGAAAATTTAATTTCTATAACATCCGCCAGAAAAAATCAAATTTCAGTTGTTCAAACAATTGCAGTACCTCAACAATCTCCCTATAGAAAATCAGATGCATTAAATATAGTTCCAGAAGTAGGAAGTTTATTTAGAGAAATAATTGAAACGCTCGATAATGATGGTGAAGAGTTATTGGCGGATAATATTCTTTTACGCTCAAATAAGTTAGGTATTAAAAGTAAAAATTTCGTGCAAGAACAAAGATATTTAATGTCAAATAAAGTGATTAATAAATATATGTGGATAACAGGAGGGGTAATACTGGTCAATCCACTACCAGCTGTTGATTTCCTGACTACTACCTCCGTAAACCTTCAAATGATAATGGAATTATCAAAAATATATGAAATAAAGCTTACTAAAAAAGATGCAAAAGACTTAGCGACTTCATTGCTAAGCGCATTAGCTAAACAAGGAATACTTAAAGGTGGTCTTGCCATTCTTTCTTCTGCTTTAGCTACAAGCTTGACTAAAATAATATTATCTAAATCTATACAATCAGTTACAGCAGGCTGGTTAATAAGAATAGTAGGACTAAGTTTGATTGAATATTTTAAAAATGGGCAAGATTGGGGAGATGGAGGAATTCAAGAAGTAGTAGATAAAATCTATAGAATAAGTAAGAGAGAGGACATTTTAAACAACTTTATAAAAGAAGCTATTTCAAAAATTGAAATGAAAAAGTATTTTAAATCAAATAAAAGTTTGCCTCCATTTACTATGTAA
- the ilvA gene encoding threonine ammonia-lyase, biosynthetic, with product MNDYFEKILQAEVYEVAKKTPLEKAHNLSNSLNNEVFLKREDLQDVFSFKIRGAYNKMSKLTNSQLAQGVITSSAGNHAQGVALSALKLNCKATILMPITTPLVKVNAVKNLKAKVILFGDNYDETYKEAIRISQERNLCFIHPFDDPDVIAGQGTIAIELEQQLKEKPFAIYIAVGGGGLISGISLYIKKIWPDVKIIGVEPEDSDAMTKSLEESKIVELSSVGQFADGVAVKKIGKNTFDIGRKYIDKMIRVNTDEICAAIKDVFEDTRSILEPAGALSIAGMKKDILNSNHSNRKMVAIACGANMNFERLRFVAERAELGECKEVMMAVEIPERAGSLIDFCKLLNNRNLTEFSYRMSNSENAQIFVGVQVYGLIDKKNLLDKFRNSEYSFIDISDDELSKNHLRHMVGGRLPKNFKEMNNRNFVELLYRFEFPERPGALINFLNNMKSNWSISVFHYRNYGADVGKIVIGVLIDRNEILEWNEFVRILGYKFWDETQNDTYKLFLGASN from the coding sequence ATGAATGATTATTTTGAAAAAATACTTCAAGCTGAAGTCTATGAAGTAGCAAAAAAAACACCACTAGAGAAAGCACATAATTTAAGTAATTCACTTAATAATGAGGTTTTTCTAAAAAGAGAAGATCTTCAAGATGTTTTTTCATTCAAAATAAGAGGTGCATATAACAAAATGAGTAAGCTTACCAATTCACAGCTTGCTCAGGGAGTAATTACATCAAGTGCAGGAAATCATGCTCAAGGGGTTGCACTTAGTGCTCTCAAGTTAAATTGCAAAGCAACCATTTTGATGCCCATTACTACACCTCTAGTAAAAGTTAATGCAGTAAAAAATTTAAAAGCAAAAGTTATATTATTCGGTGATAACTATGATGAAACCTACAAAGAGGCAATAAGGATTAGCCAAGAAAGAAATTTATGTTTTATTCACCCTTTTGATGATCCAGATGTTATTGCAGGACAAGGAACTATAGCTATTGAACTTGAACAGCAACTAAAGGAAAAACCTTTTGCAATTTATATTGCTGTTGGTGGAGGTGGATTAATATCAGGAATTTCTTTATACATAAAAAAAATATGGCCTGATGTAAAAATCATTGGCGTAGAGCCTGAAGACTCAGATGCTATGACAAAATCCTTGGAAGAATCAAAAATTGTAGAATTATCTTCAGTTGGTCAATTTGCAGATGGAGTGGCGGTAAAAAAAATTGGTAAAAATACTTTTGATATTGGAAGAAAATATATAGATAAGATGATTAGAGTTAATACTGATGAAATATGTGCTGCTATTAAAGATGTTTTTGAGGATACTAGATCAATACTAGAACCAGCAGGAGCATTATCAATTGCAGGGATGAAAAAAGATATTTTGAATTCGAATCATTCAAATAGAAAAATGGTTGCTATTGCATGTGGTGCAAATATGAATTTTGAGAGGCTTAGATTTGTAGCAGAAAGAGCAGAACTTGGAGAGTGTAAAGAAGTTATGATGGCTGTGGAAATTCCAGAACGTGCCGGTAGTTTAATTGATTTTTGTAAGTTACTAAATAATAGAAATTTAACTGAATTTAGCTATAGAATGTCAAATTCTGAAAATGCGCAGATCTTTGTAGGAGTACAAGTCTATGGATTAATTGATAAAAAAAATCTTTTAGATAAATTCAGAAATTCGGAGTACTCATTTATTGACATAAGTGATGATGAATTATCAAAAAATCATCTCAGACATATGGTAGGTGGAAGATTACCAAAGAATTTTAAAGAAATGAATAATAGAAACTTTGTCGAGCTTTTATACAGATTTGAGTTTCCTGAAAGACCTGGAGCATTAATAAATTTCTTAAATAATATGAAATCTAATTGGTCTATAAGCGTTTTTCATTATAGGAACTATGGTGCAGATGTAGGGAAAATTGTTATTGGAGTTTTAATCGATAGAAATGAAATTTTAGAGTGGAACGAATTTGTAAGAATTTTAGGCTATAAATTCTGGGATGAAACTCAAAACGATACATATAAACTGTTCCTTGGTGCATCAAATTAA
- a CDS encoding YggT family protein, which produces MLSEIFAVLGQTLSIYSFILIIRILLTWFPGIDWSNGVLSALTSITDPYLNIFRGIIPPIGGFDISSLLAFLLLNVIQNLITNLQYASLGYS; this is translated from the coding sequence ATGTTATCTGAGATTTTTGCAGTTCTAGGTCAAACTTTATCAATTTATTCTTTCATATTAATAATAAGAATTTTACTTACATGGTTTCCAGGAATAGATTGGAGTAACGGTGTTTTATCTGCATTAACTTCTATCACAGATCCTTATTTAAACATTTTTAGAGGTATTATCCCTCCTATAGGAGGATTCGATATTTCATCTTTATTAGCTTTTTTACTTTTAAATGTTATTCAAAATTTAATTACAAATCTTCAGTATGCCAGCTTAGGGTATAGCTGA
- the scpB gene encoding SMC-Scp complex subunit ScpB, which yields MDLVTKVEAVLYLKGRPITKRDLSEITNSDINSINDAIKDLKNKYSNPSSAIELNQVKDSFSLELKSSLNDFVEDLLPSDLKTSELRTLATIAIKKKILQSDLILLRGSGAYDHIKELLEKKFIVKRKQKDGRSYWLSLSEKFFQTFAVSDEYLSKIGSPNNKQQ from the coding sequence ATAGATCTAGTTACTAAAGTTGAAGCCGTTCTATATTTGAAAGGTAGACCCATAACAAAAAGGGATCTTTCAGAAATTACTAATTCTGATATCAACTCAATAAATGATGCAATTAAAGATCTAAAAAATAAATACTCTAATCCAAGCTCTGCTATTGAGTTAAATCAAGTTAAAGATAGTTTTTCTCTAGAACTAAAATCTAGTCTTAATGATTTCGTTGAGGATTTACTTCCTTCTGATTTGAAAACATCAGAATTAAGAACATTGGCAACCATTGCAATCAAAAAAAAGATCTTGCAATCTGATCTTATACTTCTACGAGGTTCAGGAGCATATGATCATATTAAAGAATTATTAGAAAAGAAGTTTATTGTCAAACGGAAGCAAAAAGATGGCAGATCTTATTGGTTATCATTATCAGAAAAGTTTTTTCAAACTTTTGCTGTGAGTGATGAATATCTCTCAAAAATAGGAAGCCCTAATAATAAGCAGCAATAA
- the dxs gene encoding 1-deoxy-D-xylulose-5-phosphate synthase: protein MLLSELSHPNELHGLTVSQLEEVACQIRERHLQVVSTSGGHLGPGLGVVELTLALYQTLDLNLDKVVWDVGHQGYPHKLITGRFSDFDSLRQQNGVAGYLKRSESKFDHFGAGHASTSISAALGMAIARDRKGENYKCVAVIGDGALTGGMALEAINHAGHLPNTPLVVVLNDNDMSISPPVGALSTYLNKVRLSPPLQFLSDSVQESVKNIPLIGKDIPEELKNIKGSVRRLAVPKVGAVFEELGFTYMGPIDGHDIENLVNTFNAAHRLKKPVLVHVVTTKGKGYPYAEADQVGYHAQSAFDLTTGKSIPSKKPKPVSYSKIFGQTLLKICEQDSRVIGITAAMATGTGLDLLQKNIPNQYVDVGIAEQHAVTLAAGMSCEGLKPVVAIYSTFLQRAFDQLIHDVGIQNLPVSFVLDRAGIVGADGPTHQGQYDISYMRSIPNFVLMAPKDESELQRMLITSINHKGPTALRIPRGSGLGVVVMDEGWEPLNIGEAEILEEGNDILIIAYGSMVASAIKTAEILKGMNINACIVNARFVKPLDKKLILPLASRIQKVVTMEEGTLIGGFGSAIVELFNDNEVNIPVYRIGIPDVLVDHASPDQSKEKLGLMPDQMADRIVEKFKLNN from the coding sequence ATGCTTTTAAGTGAGTTAAGCCATCCGAATGAACTACATGGCTTAACAGTTTCACAATTAGAGGAAGTTGCTTGTCAAATTAGAGAAAGACATCTTCAAGTGGTATCTACCAGTGGCGGACACCTTGGTCCAGGATTAGGTGTAGTTGAATTGACATTAGCTTTATATCAGACTCTTGATCTTAATTTAGACAAGGTTGTTTGGGATGTAGGGCATCAAGGTTATCCCCATAAATTAATAACAGGTCGTTTTAGTGATTTTGATTCTCTTAGGCAACAAAATGGGGTAGCAGGCTATCTTAAAAGAAGTGAAAGTAAATTTGACCATTTTGGTGCTGGTCATGCAAGTACATCTATTTCTGCAGCATTAGGAATGGCAATAGCGAGAGATAGGAAAGGAGAAAACTATAAATGTGTAGCTGTTATAGGTGACGGCGCTTTAACTGGCGGAATGGCATTAGAAGCAATAAATCATGCAGGGCACTTACCAAATACTCCCTTGGTCGTAGTGCTAAATGATAATGATATGTCTATATCTCCTCCAGTTGGAGCTCTTTCTACTTATTTAAATAAAGTTAGGCTTAGTCCACCATTACAATTTTTATCAGATAGTGTACAAGAAAGTGTTAAAAATATTCCATTAATTGGCAAAGACATCCCAGAAGAATTAAAGAATATTAAAGGAAGTGTTAGACGTTTAGCTGTTCCTAAGGTAGGCGCAGTTTTTGAAGAACTAGGATTTACATATATGGGGCCAATTGATGGTCATGATATTGAAAATTTAGTAAATACATTTAATGCTGCACATAGACTTAAAAAACCTGTACTTGTGCATGTAGTTACGACAAAAGGGAAAGGTTATCCTTACGCTGAAGCTGATCAAGTTGGATATCATGCACAGTCTGCATTTGATCTTACTACTGGTAAATCCATTCCATCAAAAAAACCAAAGCCAGTTAGTTATAGTAAAATTTTTGGCCAAACATTATTAAAAATATGTGAACAAGATAGTAGAGTTATTGGTATTACAGCTGCGATGGCTACCGGTACAGGATTAGATTTATTACAAAAAAATATTCCAAATCAATATGTTGATGTGGGAATAGCTGAACAACATGCAGTTACTCTTGCTGCAGGAATGTCCTGTGAAGGACTAAAACCTGTTGTAGCCATCTATAGCACTTTTCTCCAACGTGCATTCGATCAATTAATTCATGATGTAGGCATACAAAATTTACCTGTATCGTTCGTACTTGATAGAGCTGGGATAGTTGGAGCTGACGGACCTACTCACCAAGGTCAGTACGATATAAGCTATATGAGATCCATACCTAATTTTGTCTTAATGGCGCCTAAGGATGAATCCGAATTACAAAGAATGTTAATAACTTCCATCAATCACAAAGGTCCAACCGCATTAAGAATACCAAGAGGTTCTGGATTAGGAGTAGTTGTAATGGATGAGGGTTGGGAACCGTTGAATATTGGTGAAGCTGAGATACTTGAAGAGGGGAATGATATTTTAATTATTGCTTATGGATCTATGGTCGCTTCAGCTATTAAAACAGCTGAGATCTTAAAAGGTATGAACATTAATGCATGTATTGTAAATGCAAGATTTGTAAAACCTCTCGATAAAAAACTTATTTTGCCTCTTGCTAGTAGGATTCAAAAAGTAGTAACGATGGAAGAAGGAACCTTAATAGGTGGATTTGGTTCTGCTATCGTTGAATTATTTAACGATAATGAAGTAAATATTCCTGTATACAGAATTGGCATACCTGATGTTTTAGTTGATCATGCATCACCTGATCAGAGTAAAGAGAAATTAGGTCTTATGCCTGATCAGATGGCAGATAGAATTGTCGAAAAATTCAAATTAAATAATTAA
- a CDS encoding ABC transporter permease, translating into MSRNISIKEALGMATKTLVSNKLRSSLTMLGIIIGNASVITLVGLGRGAQTLAKNQLSNLGANVLFIVPGNNDTRRRGISFPKNLVLEDALAISNQVPTVKKVAPQISANEIVQSNSKSLNISIAGVTPEFLTVRSFEVDKGRFISQGDVNSARSYVVIGPDLKDEFFKDKSSLGKKIRIKDHTYEIIGILKPKGAVFGSNQDKNAYIPLNTMVNRITGKDPTYGVSLSFISVEAINKNATSAAKFQITNLLRQRHKIIRDDDFAVRSQEDALNIVTNITSGLTFLLAGIGAVSLVVGGIGIMNIMLVSVSERTEEIGLRKAIGAKQSDILIQFLIEALILSTIGGLIGTTTGLSGVFLLALITPLPASVGITTTISTMIISGSIGLIFGVLPAKRASKLDPIVALRSL; encoded by the coding sequence ATGTCTAGGAATATCTCTATAAAAGAAGCCTTAGGAATGGCTACAAAAACTTTAGTATCAAACAAATTGAGAAGTTCGTTAACAATGCTGGGGATAATAATAGGAAATGCATCAGTTATTACACTTGTTGGACTTGGAAGAGGAGCTCAAACATTAGCAAAAAACCAATTAAGTAATTTAGGTGCAAATGTTTTATTCATTGTTCCTGGAAATAATGACACAAGGAGAAGAGGTATTTCATTTCCTAAAAACCTTGTTTTAGAAGATGCATTAGCAATAAGTAATCAAGTCCCAACAGTTAAAAAAGTTGCTCCTCAAATCTCTGCTAACGAAATTGTGCAATCAAATTCTAAAAGTCTAAATATATCAATTGCAGGAGTTACTCCTGAATTTTTAACGGTTAGAAGCTTCGAGGTAGATAAGGGAAGATTTATATCTCAAGGCGATGTTAACAGCGCAAGAAGTTATGTAGTTATTGGACCTGATCTGAAAGATGAATTTTTCAAAGATAAATCTTCACTTGGGAAAAAAATCAGAATTAAAGATCATACTTATGAAATAATTGGAATTTTAAAACCAAAAGGGGCAGTATTTGGAAGTAATCAAGACAAAAATGCTTATATTCCATTAAACACAATGGTAAATAGGATAACTGGTAAGGATCCTACATATGGAGTAAGTTTAAGCTTTATTAGTGTTGAAGCGATAAATAAAAATGCAACCAGTGCCGCTAAATTCCAAATTACTAACTTATTAAGGCAAAGACATAAAATAATAAGAGATGATGACTTTGCCGTTAGATCACAAGAAGATGCATTAAATATAGTTACCAACATAACAAGTGGGCTAACTTTTTTATTGGCAGGTATTGGGGCAGTATCTTTAGTGGTTGGAGGAATAGGAATAATGAATATTATGCTCGTTTCTGTAAGTGAAAGGACTGAAGAAATTGGTCTTAGAAAAGCAATAGGAGCAAAACAGTCTGATATATTAATTCAATTTTTAATTGAAGCATTGATTTTGTCTACAATTGGAGGATTAATAGGAACAACAACCGGATTATCCGGTGTTTTTCTTTTAGCTCTGATAACACCACTTCCTGCATCTGTAGGAATTACAACTACTATTTCCACTATGATCATTTCAGGATCAATAGGTTTAATATTCGGCGTTTTACCCGCAAAAAGAGCCTCTAAATTAGATCCAATTGTTGCATTGAGAAGTTTATAA
- a CDS encoding nucleoside triphosphate pyrophosphohydrolase family protein, which yields MDFKTYQKKARETAQYPNLGSNNIYPTLGLVGEAGEVAEKVKKVIRDKNGKFDNESKIGIKKELGDVLWYISNLCTELNFNLEDVAIQNLEKLKLRAAKGKISGSGDDR from the coding sequence ATGGATTTTAAAACTTATCAGAAAAAAGCTAGGGAAACAGCACAATATCCAAATTTAGGTTCGAATAATATTTATCCAACTCTTGGTTTAGTAGGTGAGGCTGGTGAAGTAGCAGAAAAAGTAAAAAAAGTTATTAGAGACAAAAATGGAAAATTTGATAACGAATCAAAAATAGGGATTAAAAAGGAGTTAGGAGATGTTTTGTGGTACATCTCAAATCTTTGTACAGAATTAAATTTTAATTTAGAGGATGTAGCAATACAAAACCTTGAAAAATTAAAATTGAGAGCTGCTAAAGGAAAGATAAGCGGTTCTGGGGATGATAGGTAA
- the lspA gene encoding signal peptidase II — translation MINKIQTKLYFLSLSIFIVLIDQFTKYLMFYNNKLFINKDFLLFKLDFVKNYGAAFNIFSGSRIFLSLISIFFSIVLIYLIFRKNNINSLDLYSYSFILGGTIGNGIDRIYKGYVVDFINLNIINFPVFNIADISINIGFIILLYNIFKNNR, via the coding sequence ATGATTAATAAGATACAAACAAAACTATATTTTTTATCATTAAGTATTTTTATTGTTCTAATAGATCAATTTACAAAATATTTAATGTTTTATAATAACAAGTTATTTATAAATAAAGATTTTCTTTTATTCAAATTAGACTTTGTTAAAAATTACGGGGCAGCATTTAACATATTTAGTGGTAGTAGAATATTTTTATCTTTAATAAGTATTTTTTTTTCAATAGTACTTATTTATTTAATATTTAGGAAAAATAATATAAATTCATTGGACCTTTATTCTTATAGCTTTATTCTTGGAGGTACTATTGGTAATGGTATAGATAGGATATATAAAGGTTATGTCGTCGATTTTATAAATTTAAATATTATAAATTTTCCAGTATTTAATATTGCTGATATATCTATTAATATTGGTTTTATTATTTTACTGTATAACATTTTTAAAAATAATAGATAA